The sequence agaaaaggttcgacactagacatagcagatgCGGTGGCAGTCTTCACCCCACAGAGCaaaataaaagcatccattacTTCACACTATCAtcctttagccgaaagaagatggaaagcaactaactacatacatacatgtattacaacaaaaacacatggccatcgtacaaaatccaaaggacgaatgatctgttaggatgttctcggccaaacatttcacgcatcactgaaACCCTTACaagccattggaaagtaggggatcatgcagctagactcagcATCCCTTTCAGTCCCATCtccagaagctgtcaagcggaagggaaAGTAAAGTAtgttccactacttatgtgaatgtccagcgCTAGCTACGGCACGACTACGccccttcggtaagccttttttacagcaaattaatgggtctcagacatcgagataaagaatttgctgctttacttggacctcactaaatggatctgacttagaacaaaaaacaaaaaaagggcatcatcacacgaggacagtggtagtaaaacggtgctggtcagtaattaggattatttcagtggaaatactcaaccacttcaacaacaacaacaacaaaaacaacctcgAAAAGCGATATTTCTTTGTCAAGCAAGGCGAAGAACAGTCTGAACTATTGGAAAGTTCAGCTGGTGTACCGCAAGGCAGTGTTATGAGCCCCATCCTGTACTCGCTATACGCATCCGATCTACCAGCTTCTTATGAAACAATAGTTGGAACGTTCGCAGATCACACTGCAGTACTCTCTGGGGACTCCCATCACATGTGGCCTCCCAGAAGCTACAGAAAGGACTTGATAAAATAACTCATTGATTGAAAGAGTGGCGCTTCAGGCCAAACGAGGTAAAATCTTCCCAAGTCACTTTTACACTAAACCGAAAAACCCGTTAGCTCAATAATACAATCATCCCCCAACTAACGTCATTAACGTCGTCTCGGCATGCATTCTGATAGCAAACTTACTTGGAAAACCTATATTTTCAACAAACGGAAGGCTATAGAAATAAAACTCAGAAGCCTTAATTGGTTACTACATCGAAATTCCCTAGTGTCTCTCGAAAGTAAGCCCTCATTTTACTCAGTTATCTTGAAAGCGATATGGGCATACGGCATTCAACTTTGGGGCACTGCAGCTAACTTTAGCATCGAAATACTTCAAAGATTCCAATCGGAAGCACTCAAAATGATCTCAAACGTTCCCTGGTggaagaaaactcatggatcttgcaaaTAAATCGTCGTGATTTCAAACCACCCACAACAActggagaaataaaaaaatatgccacATCACACAACACACGACTCCAACCACCCTCGTTACAGAAATAATTGTAAATCCCATAGTCTTCACCAGACTCAAGGTAAAATCAACAGAATACctcaccttcttcttctttcatagcgttactACGTGAGGTGCATCAAAGCTTTCTTCAAAATGTTCCaccaaagcggtctatcttgagctgttgcttcgtagttacgtatacCCAGCTTCataagatcgtgttccactgcgtctatccaacggtttCTCGGTCTacctttggccttcacgccaattagctttcctgtcaaggctttcttcacggtacagtcgCAGGCATAtggatcacatgacctagccatctcatgcgctgcgctttaataaaacgtacagatgtctcgttctgagttagattGTTCACTTCAGAGTTCAATCGAATTCTGTAGGTACCAtccatcatccattcttattaGGCAATCTGTGCGCAGtcatcaaccttaagagtccatacctcacaaccatacgttaggattggtcgaataaggGTCTTGTACATAGTGAACTTTCTAACTTTAGACAAAAGTCGCGCCTTGAACAAATAAAGGTGGGCGTAATATGccgctacatgcgaacataactcctaggtacttaaaatgctgcacAAGTATAGACTCCCATATGGAAATTTTGCATCTGTGCAGGCcgcctcgatttcaacagatatttggttttgccctcTTTTACAGCGTAAGCAcatatttgggttgttttagTTATCAAGGTACCACCTTTGATGACTTCCCTTACGACAAAATTCAGCATCAAATTGAGTGTGACCGTTGATAAGGCATcaccttgttttacacctgATTCAATTGAGAACGACTCTGTGAGCTTCCCTTGGACGATCacttttgcttgtgtatttgtgaGCGTTGCGTTAACGAGGCAGGTATTCCAAGAATAAGCAGTATGTGCTGGATCCTATCTCTTTCAAAATTGCAGAAGGCTTCTTTGAAATCAACGAATAGGCAGTGAATATCTAGTCCGTAttcatagtgtttttcaaacatttggcgaagaacaaaacatttttcgacTGTAGACTGGCCTCTACGAAATCCGCATTGGTAGTCTTCAATTATTCTTTCGGCATATTCGTTGATTCGTTCACAGAGACCATTTGTGAAGAGCTTGTAGGCCATGTTAACTAGTGAAAATCTTGCTTAATGCTAAAGGAACACATCGCAATAAAGAAatggattaagaaaaaaaaaacttcaaatatatgtatgaaaatatgaaaaattgttaCAACCGTTGTTAGATATCTGGTGGCGATTCTGCTCCAATTATTAGTACGCGTCTGGATGCTTAATTCCAAGTACTTAGGGTCCATACTAAAGTTCTTTAACAGCATCAAAGGGCAATTTATATGTAAGTTCTTGAAAGCGGCACAAGGAATCTGAAGGTCACATTGTTCCATCTCCAACAGTTATAATAAGAATAACTGGGCCCGCTTCACATACGAGAGAGACGACCggcgaaaattttaaatatcagcCCAATCCGCCAAGCGGAAAAGGCACACAGGTAACAAGTAGAAGAAGCCGGACTTTGGTTAAATTCTATTGTATCTACTTCCTAAAAACCTCTAACCTTCTtcctgattggcgcgataaccgcttacgcgattttagtcgactttaacaaagcgtgccagtcatttctttttgatgctaaccgacgccagttggaaacaccaagtccATCTCCGCCTGATCTTTTGAACGCAGAGAAGGGCTtcttcttcctctactaccactagctggtaccgcatcgaatgctttcagagccgaaggGTTTGtaaccattcggacgacatgactcagcatacgaagccgctggatctgtaTTCGCTGCGCTGGGTCGTTGTCGtcctaaagctcatacagcttttTGTTCCGTCTTCTGCGATACTCGCCaccaccaacgtgcaaaggtccaaaaatcttatgcagagtctttctctcaaacatccaagggacgcttcatcggatgttgtcatcggccaagcttctgcgtcatacatTAGGACGCGCATGAGGgcagccttgtagagtgttattttcgtgcgtcgagagaggactttactactcaatttagCCTACTTAGTCCGAAGAATAGTAGTACTCGTTGGCGAGCGATATTCTCCGTTGGTTTCATGGGCTGACATTGTTTTCGGCTTTAATGTTGGTTCTTTGCTAAACTAAGTATCGTGCAacttcgaaatcataactgtcaacagtgacgtgggtgccgatatgcgcgtgcaccgactgtttgttgatgacaggaggtacttcgttttgtgctcgttcaccaccagacccattcgctttgcttctttattcagCTTAGAAAAGGCAAAAGCTGGCTGTTAAAGCTGATGTTTTCAATGTCGTCGGCATACGCCATCAACTTTACgctgttataaaaaattgtgccagaGCCttttaagttctgcggctcacgTGATCTTATCCAGCATCAGTTTCTGGAAGTCACACGGCTGCGGACTACACTGTCTGAaattcgtttggtatcaaacagctCAATTGCGCGAACAAAATTAGGCAAGCGGCAGACTTAAAGACATTCCCAACTCACTTACAGATTCACAAATTCCCATCCCACTTCATTTATTTGAATGTTCGCCCAAAGCAAAAATCACAAATaggtttttaaattcatatgcaTTTGTTACTTTATTAGAGGAATTTGTTCAACAGTCAAAGATTTTCCAATcgcacatttaaaatttttttactagccgtataatataaattaaaaaaggtaaCTTAAATTTAGATGACTGTTgctataaatacaaaattgattCGAAAaattaatcgatttttttttggcgcCCCTCAAAGTCTCAAAGCCTCAAAGTGCTTCGCAGCATTTTGCCGTGGCAGCCACCCTTGAAgaagattaaattttttgccaaaaattcgAGGAACATATTTACCTAAAAAGCTGAGCAGGCAATTCAAGCCCTCGTTCGTCCTGTAACCGATTAgtgcaatttttgtttagttttatatttttctataaatattttatgtccgCTCACAACTCACATCAGTCCGTCACTGTGCAGCACAGTCGCTGGCGCGGCGACCTTAGAAATTATACTGCAGATTGCCGCTGGAGAATTTGACGTGCGACACTTTGTCCGACGGCGAATATTGCACGCCAAGCAACTTCTCGGTGGTGGTGCTGCCGATGGTGGACGGAATGGGCGTGGTACTCAGACCGTTGTTGGCGGCGAGGGTGGCAGCAGTTGGCGCATTGCCGAATTGACGCTCAGCCTGTTGTTGTTGGCGCTGCATGTAGTTGGCATAGTCGGCAGTGGTGTAAATGGGGCTGGTCTGCTGATTGGCGCTAGCAGGGAAGGCGGCCGCTGTTGGACGATTTTGGTTGTAGAGTTGGCgcagcagttgttgttggtattcCTGTTGGTTCAcatattgttgctgctgctgctgctgttgttgctgcaattgttgttgctgttgttgctgcaattgttgttgttgctgctgttgctggtaCGCCAGGTAAGCGGCTTGCAGTTGGTCCACTTGATTTGACTGCGCGGCCTTTGGCGCCGCGTAGCTCTgcggctgctgttgctgctgcaacAACTGTTGTTGCTCCAATTGTTCTTGcaattgctgctgttgttggatTTGTTGCAGCGTTTGCGCGTAATGCTGTTGAGCGACCTGCTGGCCGGTGTAAGTGGGCGTTGACTGAGTCGAGTATTGCGGCGTGTAGGGGTACGATTGCTGTGGATATTGGAGCGCCTGTTGGTAGGGCGATTGGGTGCCGGCAGCGGCGTTGGAGTACTGCAAAGAGAGATGGAACAAAAGAAAATCATTATAAAGTTGttattacatataaaaattttgaaagtaagggtgtgtgtgtgtgtggccaAACACAATTTTCACAGTTTGGCTGGAAAATTGACGCTACTGGTCGCTCACCTCGGACATATGCATCTCTAGCGTTGGCAAAAGgaactttattgttgttgtagaagagcgtttgtttttattattttatttttatcgtttttttttctattttcgatGAAACTTATGATTTTGCACACAGACCTTTTTAAGCggctttttatttgtattgaaCATTTATTGAACGAaacagaaatagaaataaaaagcaaagtAAAGTTTTCGCTTTGTCTGTAAGACATTAAAGTTTTTgtgagaatttttattttttttgaaaagtgaaaGTGTTTGTTTGACGTTAGCGGGAGCGAGCGCACGTGGCGCTTAAGGGtcatttaaattgattttatgtATTGGCATTGAACTGTAGAGGTCGTGGGCACTTATTACAGTTCGACTATtggcatatgcacacacattagGGTGTGCCTTAAAAAATCAAGTGAAGGATGTTTTTCAGTCTCCTCCCTTAAAACGATAAAACAACTTTCAAAGATAActttaacatttaaattttgGCCTCGATTGGAGACGGTTAAGGCGTCTCGCACAGTGGCGAAAGTTTAGATTTATCGGTGGAGACTTGCAATGtactttatttcgttttaattgaatttattttaaaacaactatTAAAAAGTAACTATGTAAATAGCggaatttttctattaattaagAAACGTATTGTTTTCATTGATTATTTTGGactttttttctgattggtgcgataaccgcttgcaCGATTTTGTTCGAGCTTATCAAAGCGTGACAGtcatttctttttcgtgctaatcggcgccagttggacccaCTAAGCAgagccaaatccttctccacctcatCTTTCTGCTAACACTAGTTGATACCGTAAGGATTGCTTTAGAGCCGTcatgtttgtatccattcgaacgacatgacccagcagccaacgtagccgctggatctttaatcgctgcgctatgtctatgtcgtcctaaagctcatacagctcatcggatgttgccatcgcccaagcttctgcgccatgcgttaggacgagcgtgatgagagccttataaagtgttaattTTGCTCATCGAGAaatgactttactactcaattgcctacttagtccaaagtagtattAGTTGGCTAgcgagattctccgttggattccAAGCCTGACATTGTTTTCGGTTTTAATGCtggtttcaaatttaaaaacgtATTGTTTTCTTCGGATATTTTGGACTCCTTCTTTCTGACAGCTCGCTagctagaccaacaacaatgttctgtaggtttgattgtcaaagcaaagtattgagaaactagaatacaaataatgaattcgccttgtttcatcctgagctgacagccacatggacacggcgaaagaaaaaaccaaacaactcagctgatttaccaacaccacctttaatagattcgccatGAATTGGCACTGCTGTGAAGTACTCAAATAAGTAGGGGGCGCTCTCACATAAAAAGAGAGAGTTTTGCATCTCATAATTCATAGGTTTTTGATCAGTGAAgcaattctattaaaattttgaaaacaatgcGGATTTCGTTTCAGGTTTCGTAGTTAAGTTTTTAtgtaatttgataattttttattaaaataataatcacTTAATTTCAGAGCCCTCTAAGAACAATAAATGCTGTCGACAAAAACGACGAAAACGGCCCAAATCATCAGCTTAACGAAAGCCAAAGAAATTACTTTCTAAGAGTActtctataataaaaaaattttaaattataaggaTGAgaaatgaggagctttttcatggcagaaatacactcgcaggtttgccgttgactaccgaggggcgaccgctattagaaaaatgtttttcttaattttggagttttcaccgagattcgaagcaacgttctctctgtgaattccgaatggtaatcacgcaccaacccattcggctacggcggccgccggaataacattaagacgcacaccacaaataggaggaggagctcggccaaacacccaaaaagggtgtacgcgtcaattatatatatataaggatgagaaataaataactaaaagaagacaaaaaataaaaataaagaaacattaaTAAATGTTAATTGATATCATTTAAGCAGGCTTACGTTGTATTCCCAATTATTAATAGCTATGCTTCCCTGGCATGTGAGCGAGGTGTAATGCAGAGGTGGCGATTAGCCCTCCGCATGTATTTTGCTATCTACATTTAATGAGACTGTAGCGATGGCCTACTAACGAGGGCAATGCAATGGCAAATACGTGTGTAGAAAGGGTGGAAAAACACGCGGGGTCGATTGGGCTGGGACTAATGGTGCATAACAAGTGGTTGAGGATTTGTCAGTTCATGATCGGTATCTGGCACTGGAGGTTTGTTACAGCCCACATTTTGCTTTTACCTACTATtcaatgcatattttttattttgttttattttttcattttctattttcCTTTCAATAACTAATTTTTGATATCCATTTAAGGTGTACATTTCATTGAAGGTTTATAtatctttatatttttgcagCGCAGAAACTTTTCTTTCCAGGGCATAAAAAAACCCTTTTTTTAAGGAAACGATATGTAAGCTGACACCACGCCAGGCTAAGCCCTGATTATCTTCCTATGTGACCGTTTTCGGGACGAGCGTCAAACACTGGAGGTGCTACTTGGACTCCCGTTACAGGTGAACAATCTGATACCTGCCATGTGTGCATCAATCAA comes from Anastrepha ludens isolate Willacy chromosome 3, idAnaLude1.1, whole genome shotgun sequence and encodes:
- the LOC128857190 gene encoding putative uncharacterized protein DDB_G0271606, translated to MARLNCSHTATKVPTLGLFVAFLLHTSMAQLSFHTDANSNSFTLKTPALQQSFSRVFGGGQQQQQQQRLQASPVAQQLQQFSQPLGQPQLQQQYAQPQQQQYAQPQQQQYAQPQQQPFAQSQQYPSSVQYSNAAAGTQSPYQQALQYPQQSYPYTPQYSTQSTPTYTGQQVAQQHYAQTLQQIQQQQQLQEQLEQQQLLQQQQQPQSYAAPKAAQSNQVDQLQAAYLAYQQQQQQQQLQQQQQQQLQQQQQQQQQQYVNQQEYQQQLLRQLYNQNRPTAAAFPASANQQTSPIYTTADYANYMQRQQQQAERQFGNAPTAATLAANNGLSTTPIPSTIGSTTTEKLLGVQYSPSDKVSHVKFSSGNLQYNF